Proteins encoded by one window of Teretinema zuelzerae:
- a CDS encoding UPF0164 family protein has protein sequence MQKTSRFLIIIFSTLMASSAQALDLSDPYSYLSGILAPLVDENEGETTFRSLLIPGGGRSEAMGSAFSALANDISFFETNPAGSSTMPNTELAVFHNNWIADSRLETLSWTQRADDLGYGVSLRCFYVPFTEYNTYGERVSRGYYTETLGILNFSYNFLSGYYFKGIAVGTNIKAGFRSMPDFSNNTAGAVEGSGFSQSALTVMGDFGFQTRFNLIKLYSSRDPNFFIGATARNIGPAVQGDPLPSVLTGGAAWKPANPITVSAEIQQPVNLVNPENSGLMAAGAGVMVEFAEFFTFLGGFQLKGGNPRASIGGEINVNDFQFNINYTLDMTTQAALFNRISLAAKLNLGDRGRAARRIRIEKLYIQGLKLYASGDLNQAIEIWADVLEIDRRFDPAKEGIATATQALEIQARIQELQQLE, from the coding sequence ATGCAAAAGACCAGTCGTTTTCTGATCATCATCTTCTCGACGCTCATGGCCTCTTCGGCTCAGGCTTTGGATTTATCCGATCCATACAGCTACCTGTCAGGAATCCTCGCCCCGCTCGTGGACGAAAACGAAGGCGAAACAACCTTTCGATCCCTGCTGATACCCGGGGGCGGCCGCTCTGAAGCCATGGGGTCAGCCTTTTCCGCATTGGCCAACGACATCAGCTTTTTTGAAACCAATCCCGCCGGCAGCTCGACCATGCCGAACACGGAACTCGCCGTATTCCATAATAACTGGATCGCAGACTCTCGCCTTGAAACCCTTTCATGGACGCAGCGAGCCGACGACCTGGGGTACGGCGTTTCCCTCCGATGCTTTTATGTGCCGTTCACTGAATATAACACCTATGGAGAGAGAGTTTCACGGGGATACTATACGGAAACGCTCGGAATCCTCAATTTTTCCTATAACTTCCTTTCCGGCTATTATTTCAAGGGAATCGCAGTCGGAACTAATATCAAAGCGGGATTCAGGAGCATGCCGGACTTTTCTAATAACACCGCGGGCGCGGTCGAAGGTTCGGGATTCAGCCAATCCGCGTTGACAGTCATGGGCGATTTCGGTTTCCAGACGCGATTCAACCTGATCAAACTGTACAGTTCCCGGGATCCCAACTTCTTCATCGGGGCGACGGCTCGAAACATCGGACCGGCCGTCCAGGGAGATCCCCTTCCGAGCGTTCTAACCGGAGGGGCTGCATGGAAACCGGCGAATCCGATCACCGTGTCTGCGGAAATTCAACAGCCGGTCAATCTGGTTAATCCGGAAAACTCGGGTCTTATGGCCGCCGGAGCCGGCGTTATGGTGGAATTCGCCGAGTTTTTCACCTTTCTCGGAGGCTTTCAGCTCAAGGGCGGCAATCCCCGGGCAAGCATCGGCGGAGAAATAAACGTAAACGACTTTCAATTCAATATTAACTACACCCTTGATATGACCACTCAGGCGGCTTTATTCAATCGAATCAGCCTTGCGGCCAAGTTGAATCTGGGAGACAGGGGAAGAGCGGCGCGAAGAATTCGCATCGAAAAGCTGTATATCCAGGGACTTAAGCTGTATGCGAGCGGAGATTTGAATCAGGCGATAGAGATTTGGGCCGATGTGCTGGAAATCGACAGGCGATTCGATCCGGCAAAGGAAGGAATCGCCACCGCTACGCAGGCTCTGGAAATTCAAGCCCGCATTCAGGAACTTCAACAACTGGAATAA
- a CDS encoding 1,4-alpha-glucan branching protein domain-containing protein — MSDSNLVFVLDAHLPFVRHPDVPGCVEETALFTSLSYTWLPLLRSCTSLETEGVPFKLGIAFSPTLCEMLSDPLLQERYIDTLDRTIGFGLSELDRCADMPEAREMIKLQLDLAQLNRRDFVEIYEKNVLKKFDYFANRGYIELLATTATSCYLPFYNDIPEAINAQIETGLLSFREHFTAVPTGFWLPAMGYSSGIEEVLKSYGFQYTLLESHGLMFSAPQADLGLFSPAWCRNNFAVLGRDKSACQEIAGEENSFSANSVYLDVDRDIGFELSEETLSPLFDVQLGRRITGFRYWPRSRDSSSSKWYQISKAHEQVCLDASAFLDRRAEALAKASSFLEGAPVSLVCALPSEMFGSEWYEGVSWLEQLFRAAAARQDVSFALPSSVIRSRVSEKKIDPYPSSWFPSGYAEEVLNSTNDWMYPYIQKATRRMIDLAERFPDDTGLKERALNMAARELLLAQTMDWYMLMNDSAKSDYARSRFEESVRAFTVVYEPLGSNFISTEWLTNTEKKHNLFHSMNYRVFSRRK, encoded by the coding sequence ATGTCTGATTCGAACCTTGTCTTCGTGCTTGATGCGCATCTCCCCTTCGTTCGCCATCCGGATGTTCCCGGCTGCGTGGAGGAGACCGCTCTGTTCACATCTCTTTCGTATACCTGGCTTCCCTTGCTCCGAAGCTGCACCTCCTTGGAGACCGAGGGCGTGCCCTTCAAGCTGGGAATCGCTTTTTCGCCTACTCTCTGCGAAATGCTCTCCGATCCTCTTCTTCAGGAACGCTATATAGACACCCTCGACCGGACTATCGGTTTCGGGCTGAGCGAGCTGGACCGCTGCGCGGATATGCCGGAAGCCCGCGAGATGATCAAGCTTCAGCTTGATCTTGCCCAGCTGAACCGCCGCGACTTCGTCGAGATATATGAAAAGAATGTTCTGAAAAAATTCGATTATTTCGCGAATCGCGGATATATCGAGCTGTTAGCGACCACCGCGACCTCGTGCTATCTTCCTTTCTACAACGATATTCCCGAAGCGATAAACGCGCAGATCGAAACGGGTCTGCTTTCCTTCAGGGAGCACTTTACGGCTGTTCCGACGGGCTTCTGGCTTCCCGCCATGGGGTATTCGAGCGGAATCGAAGAAGTGCTCAAGTCCTACGGATTCCAATACACGCTGCTGGAATCCCACGGACTGATGTTTTCCGCGCCTCAGGCTGACCTCGGTCTTTTTTCTCCGGCCTGGTGCAGGAATAATTTTGCCGTTTTAGGGCGTGACAAGAGCGCCTGTCAGGAAATCGCCGGAGAAGAGAATTCCTTTTCCGCGAATTCTGTGTATCTCGACGTGGACAGGGATATCGGCTTCGAACTGTCAGAAGAAACTCTGTCTCCCTTGTTCGATGTACAGCTCGGCCGGCGGATTACCGGTTTCAGATACTGGCCTCGTTCCCGAGACTCTTCCTCTTCCAAGTGGTACCAGATCAGTAAAGCCCACGAACAGGTATGTCTGGACGCTTCCGCCTTTCTCGATAGAAGGGCGGAAGCCCTCGCGAAGGCTTCTTCCTTTCTCGAAGGCGCCCCTGTTTCCCTCGTGTGCGCGCTTCCGTCCGAGATGTTCGGCAGCGAATGGTACGAGGGCGTTTCCTGGCTGGAACAGCTCTTCAGGGCTGCAGCCGCGCGCCAGGATGTGTCTTTCGCCCTGCCTTCATCGGTGATCCGTTCGCGGGTCAGCGAAAAGAAGATAGATCCGTATCCGTCGTCCTGGTTTCCGAGCGGATACGCCGAGGAAGTCCTTAACAGCACGAACGACTGGATGTATCCGTATATCCAGAAGGCCACGCGACGGATGATAGATCTCGCCGAGCGCTTCCCCGACGATACGGGGCTGAAGGAACGTGCGTTGAATATGGCGGCGCGCGAACTGCTTCTGGCGCAAACGATGGATTGGTATATGCTCATGAACGACAGCGCGAAAAGCGACTACGCGCGCAGCCGTTTCGAAGAAAGCGTCCGCGCCTTCACCGTCGTATACGAACCCCTTGGATCGAATTTCATCAGCACTGAATGGCTCACGAACACGGAAAAAAAGCATAATCTTTTTCATTCCATGAACTATCGGGTATTCAGCCGCCGCAAGTGA
- a CDS encoding DUF4912 domain-containing protein, with protein sequence MEQTPLSRAYLESLSTSDLVSLAEEYGIDVPEGLNRRFIIGEVLEIAAEDNKIAAETASLVDTDIPASPEVLPETYNETAITVLMRDPGWVFVFWDFHSNLYSALTGNHKFESFFLRVNSQGTQKDSASADYYDIDVGIRDRKWYAHLPVGTQWCRVDLYTRNSQEKEQLLAKSQELCVPCSGFAEAPHEEKRKVPPLLELSGFTELRKSHFRNHRQSFM encoded by the coding sequence ATGGAACAGACACCCCTGAGCAGAGCATACCTAGAATCGCTTTCCACTTCCGACCTTGTATCTCTCGCAGAAGAGTACGGAATCGATGTTCCGGAAGGCCTAAACAGGCGTTTCATCATAGGCGAAGTGCTGGAAATCGCGGCCGAGGACAATAAGATCGCCGCCGAGACTGCAAGCCTTGTCGATACTGATATTCCGGCCTCCCCGGAGGTTCTTCCCGAAACATATAACGAGACCGCGATTACGGTTCTGATGCGCGATCCGGGCTGGGTTTTCGTGTTTTGGGATTTTCACTCGAATTTGTATTCCGCTCTGACGGGAAATCACAAGTTTGAATCCTTTTTCCTTCGGGTCAACTCTCAAGGAACTCAAAAGGACAGCGCTTCGGCTGACTATTACGACATCGACGTGGGCATCCGAGACCGAAAATGGTACGCGCATCTGCCTGTCGGCACCCAATGGTGCAGGGTCGATCTCTATACGAGAAATTCTCAGGAGAAAGAGCAACTGCTCGCGAAGTCCCAGGAACTGTGCGTTCCCTGCAGCGGTTTCGCGGAAGCCCCCCACGAGGAGAAGCGAAAGGTTCCACCCTTGCTTGAGCTCTCGGGTTTTACCGAATTACGGAAATCTCATTTCCGCAATCATCGACAATCATTTATGTGA
- a CDS encoding RluA family pseudouridine synthase — translation MKDVPIIYEDDELVIVNKPCGLAVQGGAGISVCLIDVLEKQLGAKAYPVHRLDRDTAGLIIVAKSSKAAADLSDLVSGRALEKEYNAVCFGLPSPSSGVLKTDAGKAGREKPAETRYRVASSANGCALVSLTLITGRMHQIRMQLASAGTPIIADDKYGDFGKNRLIRSERGVRKLQLVSRSLGVPIQGKICRFEIPLPDHMLSCLESLGIHAPA, via the coding sequence GTGAAAGACGTACCTATTATATATGAAGACGACGAGCTCGTCATTGTGAATAAACCTTGCGGCCTTGCCGTTCAGGGCGGCGCCGGGATCAGCGTATGCCTGATCGATGTACTGGAAAAACAGCTTGGAGCCAAGGCCTATCCCGTGCATCGGCTCGACCGGGACACTGCGGGCCTGATTATCGTCGCAAAATCGTCGAAGGCCGCCGCGGACTTAAGCGATTTGGTTTCCGGCCGCGCGCTCGAAAAAGAATACAACGCAGTGTGCTTCGGCCTCCCGTCTCCCTCGTCAGGAGTCTTGAAAACCGATGCCGGAAAGGCCGGCAGGGAAAAGCCCGCTGAAACCCGGTACCGCGTCGCCTCGTCCGCAAACGGATGCGCTCTGGTTTCGCTGACGCTCATTACCGGAAGGATGCATCAGATCAGGATGCAGCTTGCTTCAGCCGGCACACCCATCATAGCCGACGACAAGTACGGAGACTTCGGCAAAAATCGCCTGATCCGCTCCGAACGCGGCGTTCGCAAGCTCCAGTTGGTGTCCCGTTCCTTAGGCGTTCCGATACAGGGAAAAATATGCAGATTCGAAATACCGCTGCCGGATCACATGCTTTCTTGCCTGGAATCGCTTGGTATACACGCTCCGGCTTGA
- a CDS encoding PTS sugar transporter subunit IIA, producing the protein MQNNAKRRTGVKALADDILTIEEVAKYLRVSERTVYDWAQKGEIPAGKIGTVWRFKKDEIEKWVNERLTSSVKTNQSAPLVQVQNILSPDRIVILNHSTRHDALVALADTLGTAPQIKNRQELTVEILKREELMSTAIGRGIAIPHVRLSSVTDLVMAVGLCKNDIIDFQTIDDVPVRLLFMIAAAYNQHAYYLQTLSFFSTKLKKTSLREGLLAAATPMEAYNLLIAKE; encoded by the coding sequence ATGCAAAATAATGCGAAACGAAGAACAGGAGTGAAAGCCTTGGCTGACGATATATTAACGATTGAAGAAGTTGCGAAATATTTACGCGTATCCGAACGCACCGTCTATGACTGGGCTCAGAAGGGTGAAATTCCCGCCGGCAAGATCGGTACTGTTTGGAGATTCAAAAAAGACGAAATCGAGAAATGGGTGAATGAGCGACTGACGAGTTCCGTGAAAACGAATCAAAGCGCTCCTCTTGTGCAGGTTCAGAATATTCTTTCGCCTGATAGAATCGTCATCCTGAACCACTCAACCCGCCACGACGCTCTGGTCGCTTTGGCAGACACTCTCGGAACCGCTCCCCAGATCAAGAACCGCCAGGAATTGACGGTGGAAATCTTGAAGCGCGAAGAGCTTATGTCTACCGCGATCGGCAGGGGAATCGCTATTCCCCACGTACGGCTTTCTTCGGTCACGGATCTGGTTATGGCCGTAGGTTTGTGCAAAAACGACATAATTGATTTTCAAACCATAGACGATGTGCCGGTGCGCCTTCTATTCATGATCGCCGCTGCCTACAATCAGCACGCGTACTATCTGCAAACCCTTTCTTTTTTCAGCACGAAGCTGAAAAAGACCTCCCTCCGGGAAGGTCTTCTCGCCGCCGCTACACCCATGGAAGCGTATAATCTTCTTATTGCGAAGGAGTAG
- a CDS encoding cytidine deaminase: MENSIEYKELFERALEAARSAYAPYSKFRVGAALLLNDGEIITGVNVENRSFGLTNCAERSAVYTAVSAGKLGFKAIAIATPDSEYPVSPCGACRQVLSEFMKADAPILFGPVFEKAIYSSLSELYPFDALHELAKS; encoded by the coding sequence ATGGAAAATTCAATAGAATACAAAGAGCTCTTTGAACGAGCTCTCGAAGCCGCCAGGTCGGCATACGCGCCCTATTCGAAATTCAGGGTCGGCGCTGCGCTTTTATTAAACGACGGAGAAATCATAACCGGCGTTAATGTGGAAAACCGCTCCTTCGGATTGACCAATTGCGCTGAAAGAAGCGCCGTATATACTGCCGTGAGCGCTGGAAAGCTCGGTTTCAAGGCGATAGCGATCGCTACTCCCGACTCCGAGTATCCGGTGAGCCCTTGCGGTGCATGTAGACAGGTCTTGTCCGAATTCATGAAAGCAGATGCTCCGATTCTTTTCGGACCGGTTTTCGAGAAAGCGATCTATTCCTCCCTTTCGGAGCTCTATCCCTTCGACGCTTTGCACGAGTTGGCAAAATCCTGA
- a CDS encoding PQQ-like beta-propeller repeat protein, with protein sequence MNIKGNIKYIVAGSIVFLIIYLFAAPLPLKSELYFEPVWTQDISEAKSWPEGLDAPLDLEPFILGEKFGYFTPSGEILFSRQMEGNASVSRAAWAHSDMKSKTTSIASPDGTPAATIALQGNVFLMDDRRYLFLPGGGGVSQLDETGKPLWTQDHIAPLTAFNSSRSGTIMGYGDGKLVCVNQTGEILFSFYPGGSSHQIILSAAVSEDGKKVVCLSGIKEQRILVIDIRANQTKIIQHRYLKGDLRRNSFASFESAGEWAFVETSDGLGIIDCKKNEIHLIPLAGKIVSAGFNPGESLFLILSRDEEYFTLAMVERPDHLLASTRFKADNAFLIQNGGDAYLGADSNISKIAIRGLK encoded by the coding sequence ATGAACATCAAAGGAAATATCAAATACATAGTCGCCGGTTCCATCGTATTCCTCATTATCTATCTTTTTGCGGCCCCCCTGCCGTTAAAAAGCGAACTGTACTTCGAACCCGTATGGACGCAGGATATTTCAGAAGCTAAAAGCTGGCCGGAAGGCCTTGACGCTCCTCTCGATCTGGAGCCGTTCATCCTTGGAGAAAAATTCGGCTATTTCACGCCTTCAGGCGAGATTCTGTTCTCCCGGCAAATGGAGGGAAATGCCTCGGTAAGCCGCGCTGCATGGGCTCATTCCGACATGAAAAGCAAAACGACCTCGATTGCCTCTCCGGACGGAACGCCTGCGGCGACTATAGCGCTGCAGGGAAACGTTTTTCTCATGGACGACCGTAGGTACCTGTTTCTTCCCGGCGGCGGCGGGGTAAGCCAGCTGGACGAGACAGGCAAACCGCTGTGGACGCAAGATCATATCGCGCCCCTGACGGCGTTCAACTCTTCCCGCTCAGGAACTATTATGGGGTATGGAGACGGAAAGCTCGTCTGCGTAAATCAAACAGGCGAAATCCTCTTCTCTTTCTATCCCGGCGGAAGCTCGCATCAAATAATTCTCAGCGCCGCGGTGTCGGAGGATGGAAAAAAGGTTGTCTGCCTTTCGGGCATCAAGGAACAGAGAATTCTGGTCATCGATATTCGGGCGAATCAGACGAAAATCATCCAGCACCGATACTTGAAAGGCGATCTGCGCAGAAACAGCTTCGCGTCTTTCGAATCTGCGGGAGAGTGGGCCTTTGTGGAAACTTCAGACGGATTGGGAATCATAGACTGCAAAAAAAACGAAATACATCTTATTCCCCTCGCCGGAAAAATTGTATCTGCGGGGTTCAATCCCGGCGAAAGCCTCTTTCTTATACTCTCGCGCGATGAGGAGTATTTTACGCTGGCGATGGTGGAACGGCCCGATCATCTGCTCGCGAGCACACGATTCAAGGCTGATAACGCGTTTCTCATTCAAAACGGCGGAGACGCGTATCTGGGTGCCGATTCGAATATTTCCAAAATCGCGATACGGGGTCTAAAATGA
- a CDS encoding peptidoglycan DD-metalloendopeptidase family protein: MKKINAALLTFLAAVQLASLEWPSSLMNATSVFGQKTDSTVQRGIVLSKTEEVRVAGDGEVLFVMEESSNLSGFPGTLGNAVLVAHEDSLISVYGNLDDLLRVAEAIQVESGAIIGAAKKNPGENEGDCFFQVYDTDRKNLLNPQMLLPSIPDSKAPVIRNASAVSIANGQAYPLGTLKTLKQGKYRIIAEIFDTVNSGNAELGIFRASVLVNGAETASVPFELFKEKDGKLSVGTDIDGSVLYTDDARLNLGEIRISRGRADITIVARDIAGNERSVQFGLTVE, from the coding sequence ATGAAAAAAATCAACGCAGCGCTGTTAACATTCCTCGCGGCCGTTCAGCTGGCTTCGCTTGAATGGCCGTCGTCTTTGATGAACGCGACGTCCGTATTCGGACAAAAGACTGATTCGACCGTTCAACGAGGCATAGTACTGTCGAAAACGGAAGAAGTCCGCGTAGCCGGCGACGGAGAAGTTCTTTTCGTCATGGAGGAAAGCTCCAATTTAAGCGGTTTTCCCGGAACGCTCGGCAACGCGGTGCTCGTCGCCCACGAAGATTCGCTGATCAGCGTCTACGGAAACCTGGACGACCTCCTGAGAGTTGCCGAGGCTATCCAGGTTGAATCGGGAGCCATCATAGGAGCGGCGAAAAAGAATCCCGGGGAGAATGAGGGAGACTGCTTTTTTCAGGTGTACGATACAGACCGAAAGAATCTCTTGAATCCCCAAATGCTTCTGCCTTCCATACCGGACTCAAAAGCGCCGGTCATCAGGAACGCAAGCGCTGTGTCGATTGCGAACGGCCAGGCATATCCGCTCGGAACGCTCAAAACCCTTAAACAGGGAAAATACAGAATCATCGCGGAAATATTCGACACGGTTAACAGCGGCAATGCCGAACTGGGAATATTCAGAGCGAGCGTTCTCGTCAACGGCGCGGAAACAGCCTCCGTGCCCTTCGAACTGTTCAAGGAAAAAGACGGAAAGTTGTCGGTCGGAACCGATATTGACGGGTCGGTATTATACACGGACGATGCCCGCCTCAATCTGGGCGAAATCAGGATATCCAGGGGAAGAGCTGATATCACAATCGTTGCGCGGGACATCGCTGGCAATGAAAGAAGCGTACAGTTCGGATTGACGGTCGAGTAA
- a CDS encoding iron-sulfur cluster assembly scaffold protein: MTEWLYSDVVKDHFMNPKNVLEDDESSWPCDGRGIVGNIKCGDQMLILLRIKDDVITDVRWKTYGCASAIASTSILSEAIKGMPLKEAYILKPQDIVAKLGGLPANKIHCSVLGDKALRAAIDDYLEKNGLPSLKGKEEVTVICTCLNVTDRDIEDAYKAGDRTWEDLQARTKIGTACGGCREKTMELLHELEHLYGE; this comes from the coding sequence ATGACTGAATGGCTGTATTCCGACGTGGTGAAAGACCACTTCATGAATCCTAAAAACGTGTTGGAGGATGATGAATCTTCCTGGCCTTGCGACGGACGGGGCATCGTTGGAAATATAAAATGCGGCGACCAGATGCTGATTCTTCTCAGGATTAAGGACGACGTAATAACCGATGTGAGGTGGAAAACCTACGGATGCGCCAGCGCGATCGCCTCTACTTCGATATTGTCCGAGGCAATAAAGGGAATGCCTCTCAAAGAAGCCTATATTCTGAAGCCTCAGGACATCGTAGCCAAGCTCGGCGGTTTGCCTGCGAACAAGATCCACTGTTCCGTTCTCGGCGATAAGGCGTTGCGTGCGGCGATAGACGATTACCTGGAAAAGAACGGCCTTCCTTCGCTTAAAGGCAAGGAAGAGGTTACCGTGATCTGCACTTGTTTGAATGTCACCGATAGGGATATAGAAGACGCGTACAAGGCAGGGGACCGCACCTGGGAGGATCTTCAGGCGCGTACGAAGATAGGAACAGCTTGCGGCGGATGCCGCGAAAAAACAATGGAACTGCTGCATGAGCTGGAACATTTGTACGGAGAATAA
- a CDS encoding cysteine desulfurase family protein yields the protein MKERIYLDFNATTPLNPQVRETLFTALTQYANASSMHEDGRIVAKNVFAAREQVASLIGSDPDEIIFTSGGSESNNTVFNTVSSPALVHTGRLKELYGGRKTVFISAIEHPCVMESAKRLEFLGFTVKQIPVDPEGMIVLESYKAMLSAAASSARLEDRPLLVSVMMANNEIGTIQDIRLLSSLAHEAGALFHTDAVQAAGKIPVDVKALDVDYLTLSAHKIYGPKGVGALYVKKGAPLESFIKGGHQEKGLRAGTYNSPSIIAFGEAARLAAEGLNDYEASLRRMRNKLRDGFLEAIPDIRINGHPDQVLPNTLNVSFPGAEGEAILLMLDLKGISVSTGSACASGSLEPSHVLMATGVGPELAHGSIRFSLGLTTTDEEIDYVLEQMPPVIKRLRGFSTVAHKEGV from the coding sequence ATGAAAGAACGCATATATCTTGATTTTAACGCGACGACGCCCTTGAATCCGCAGGTTCGGGAGACTTTGTTTACCGCATTGACGCAGTACGCGAACGCTTCGAGCATGCACGAGGACGGGCGGATCGTAGCGAAGAATGTATTCGCGGCGAGGGAGCAAGTCGCATCGCTTATAGGCTCTGATCCTGACGAGATTATTTTTACATCAGGCGGTTCAGAGTCGAACAATACCGTTTTCAATACCGTTTCTTCTCCGGCTCTTGTACATACAGGACGGTTGAAGGAGCTGTACGGCGGAAGAAAAACCGTTTTCATTTCGGCTATAGAACATCCGTGCGTGATGGAGTCGGCGAAGCGGTTGGAGTTTCTCGGATTTACAGTGAAGCAAATTCCGGTAGACCCTGAAGGAATGATCGTACTCGAGTCCTATAAAGCAATGCTGTCAGCCGCGGCTTCTTCGGCACGGCTTGAAGATCGGCCGCTCCTCGTTTCCGTCATGATGGCGAACAATGAAATCGGGACAATTCAGGATATTCGGCTCTTGTCTTCTCTGGCTCACGAGGCGGGAGCTCTGTTTCACACCGACGCCGTGCAAGCGGCGGGAAAAATACCGGTCGACGTGAAAGCTCTGGATGTCGATTATTTGACGCTTTCAGCTCATAAAATATACGGACCGAAGGGCGTGGGCGCCCTCTATGTAAAAAAAGGCGCCCCCCTGGAATCGTTCATTAAGGGCGGACATCAGGAAAAGGGCCTGCGGGCGGGAACCTATAATTCTCCCTCGATCATCGCCTTCGGAGAAGCGGCGCGCCTGGCTGCGGAGGGATTGAACGATTATGAAGCAAGTCTTCGCCGGATGCGGAACAAGCTTCGGGACGGTTTCCTTGAGGCGATTCCCGACATCAGGATAAACGGACATCCTGATCAGGTTCTTCCCAACACCCTGAATGTTTCATTTCCCGGTGCGGAGGGCGAAGCGATTCTGCTGATGCTCGATCTGAAGGGCATTTCCGTTTCGACCGGCTCGGCTTGCGCTTCAGGAAGCCTTGAGCCGTCGCATGTGCTTATGGCGACCGGAGTCGGTCCCGAACTCGCGCACGGATCGATCCGCTTCAGTCTGGGACTCACCACGACCGATGAAGAAATAGACTATGTACTTGAACAGATGCCTCCGGTGATAAAACGTCTTCGAGGCTTTTCTACTGTCGCACACAAGGAGGGCGTATGA